One Coccinella septempunctata chromosome 1, icCocSept1.1, whole genome shotgun sequence DNA window includes the following coding sequences:
- the LOC123322599 gene encoding uncharacterized protein LOC123322599, with protein sequence MKIASSNNSAKGFYIPHQPVLKEERDTTKLRVVFDASAKTSTGLSLNDILHTGPKLQQDLIDILIKWRKHKIAITADIDKMYRQVKLDTENQPLHSILWRNTKDEPIQTYELTTVTYGTAPAAYLAIRTMRQLAIDEKKNHPLAAEIVLRDFYVDDLLSGADTIEEARHIQKEVTDLLKNGGFNVRKCKYNVLTESKSTVTLDDKNGPTKTLGITWTPREDNIQYLIKRNSEHRSTKSKILSEIATIFDPLGLLSPVIIQAKLLMKEIWKTNTSWDETTPEHIRNTWKNFRSELPKLEEIQVQRWIHLRRGQPLEIHGFSDASLKAYGAVVYIKTTDTNGNTHVGLLASESKVSPLKNTKTIPQLELCAALLLAKLIKRCVTALNHNNSKIFTWSDSQIVISWINADAGKWKMFVANRVREIPNLLGQGHWYYYRWKQYHLHSAINSSTNIVIIIVIVLLIVYFLKYRKQQQAPTDARASNRPVHPEEIELQPIYNDSRPGSQLHG encoded by the coding sequence ATGAAAATTGCTAGCTCAAATAATTCAGCGAAGGGGTTTTATATTCCACATCAACCTGTATTGAAAGAAGAACGTGATACGACAAAGCTAAGAGTCGTATTCGATGCAAGCGCAAAGACAAGTACCGGACTCAGCCTAAACGACATTCTTCACACAGGACCTAAACTACAGCAGGATCTTATAGATATTCTGATAAAATGGCGAAAACACAAAATAGCAATAACAGCTGACATCGATAAAATGTATAGGCAGGTGAAATTGGACACAGAAAACCAGCCATTACACTCTATACTCTGGAGAAACACCAAAGATGAGCCAATTCAAACCTACGAATTAACCACCGTAACCTACGGTACAGCACCAGCAGCTTACCTGGCCATAAGAACAATGAGACAACTAGCTATAGATGAAAAGAAAAACCACCCCCTTGCGGCTGAAATAGTGCTACGGGATTTCTACGTGGACGATCTTCTGAGTGGAGCAGACACTATTGAAGAAGCACGACATATACAAAAGGAAGTAACTGACCTACTCAAAAATGGAGGATTCAATGTAAGAAAGTGCAAATATAACGTACTGACCGAAAGCAAATCCACCGTCACGCTGGATGACAAAAATGGACCAACCAAGACGCTCGGTATAACATGGACTCCCAGAGAAGATAATATTCAGTATCTAATAAAACGAAACTCCGAACATCGCTCAACAAAAAGCAAGATCTTATCAGAAATCGCCACAATCTTCGATCCTCTTGGATTATTATCTCCAGTCATTATACAGGCGAAACTGTTAATgaaagaaatatggaaaaccaACACATCATGGGATGAAACAACACCAGAGCACATCAGGAATActtggaaaaacttcagaagCGAGCTTCCAAAATTAGAAGAAATCCAAGTTCAACGCTGGATTCACCTACGGCGTGGTCAACCCTTGGAAATACATGGATTCTCAGATGCATCTCTGAAAGCATATGGCGCTGTAGTATACATAAAAACAACAGACACAAATGGGAACACCCACGTGGGACTCCTCGCTTCCGAATCAAAAGTATCACcactaaaaaatacaaagacaATCCCGCAGTTAGAACTCTGCGCAGCCCTTCTTCTAGCCAAACTCATCAAACGCTGCGTTACGGCCCTGAATCacaacaattcaaaaatattcacctgGTCCGACTCTCAAATAGTAATATCATGGATAAACGCTGACGCTGGAAAGTGGAAAATGTTCGTCGCAAACAGAGTTCGAGAAATCCCTAACCTGCTAGGTCAAGGTCACTGGTACTACTACCGTTGGAAACAATATCACTTGCATTCAGCGATAAACTCCAGCACGAACATCGTAATAATCATTGTCATTGTTTTACTTATTGTTTACTTTTTAAAATATAGGAAACAACAACAAGCACCGACTGATGCACGCGCGAGCAATAGACCAGTTCATCCTGAGGAGATCGAGCTGCAGCCAATATACAATGACTCCAGACCAGGCAGCCAGCTCCACGGATGA
- the LOC123315691 gene encoding uncharacterized protein LOC123315691 yields the protein MIMGLEGSGMAITSDSIKMKLLQEVKSDVKFQTSDSGTALVAKSNHKYKFKKKGPRCYQCNQFHHYPNNCSGKKNSKSGEGNSKAFFAMAALGEATEDSKWYLNSCASSHMTSNSKWLEQSRQSEGVQISTADNSKTKAKMIGNMKVPVLANGCPDEVIAKDILYVPKSPLFSCL from the coding sequence ATGATTATGGGACTGGAGGGTTCTGGTATGGCTATAACCAGTGATTCGATCAAGATGAAGTTACTTCAAGAGGTGAAGTCTGACGTAAAATTCCAAACTAGTGACTCTGGAACTGCACTAGTTGCCAAGTCGAATCATAAGTACAAGTTTAAGAAGAAAGGTCCTAGATGCTACCAATGTAACCAGTTTCATCACTATCCTAATAACTGTtctggaaagaaaaattcaaaatcaggAGAAGGAAATTCAAAAGCCTTTTTTGCCATGGCTGCATTGGGCGAGGCAACAGAAGATTCAAAATGGTATCTGAATTCATGTGCATCATCACATATGACGTCGAATTCAAAGTGGTTGGAGCAAAGTAGGCAGTCTGAAGGTGTCCAAATTTCAACAGCTGATAACAGCAAAACGAAAGCCAAAATGATTGGCAATATGAAAGTTCCAGTTTTGGCTAATGGTTGTCCTGATGAAGTTATAGCTAAAGACATTTTATATGTGCCAAAATCGCCGCTATTCTCTTGTCTGTAA
- the LOC123322591 gene encoding uncharacterized protein K02A2.6-like, with protein sequence MYNIGISDINYVENVSDKLKKILNENEVIFSKELGKFNGGEASIALNDDNVEPKFFKARPIPFAIKQKVEDEIDRLVSLGIVTHTNYSRWATPVVPVLKKDGSIRLCGDYKVTVNPHIRIDQYPIPRIEELFCKLQGGVHFSKLDLSQAYQQICIDEPSQELLTISTHKGLFKYSRLNYGVASAPAKFQKIMDSVLGGMEGVVVFLDDILITVLDAYTRWPEVFITASTSSQISIKALRNLFSRFGLPNTVVSDNATYFASDEFKTFLSKNGVNHITSPPYNPSSNGAAENTVKTVKNALKKVLFENSAAECDMILERFLFDYRNTPHYTTGVTPANLMFGRKLKNRFDLLLPEAKDSATPELDLSDHESEDDDMDSDEDFV encoded by the exons ATGTATAATATTGGCATTTCTGATATcaattatgttgaaaatgtgagcgataaattgaaaaagattttgaatgAGAATGAAGTGATATTTTCAAAAGAGTTAGGAAAATTTAATGGTGGTGAAGCTTCCATAGCTTTGAATGATGATAATGTCgaaccaaaattttttaaaGCAAGACCCATTCCATTCGCTATAAAACAAAAGGTAGAAGATGAAATTGATAGATTGGTTTCTTTAGGTATTGTGACTCACACGAACTATAGTAGATGGGCAACACCAGTAGTGCCAGTTTTGAAGAAGGATGGTTCAATAAGGCTCTGTGGAGATTACAAAGTCACGGTTAATCCCCACATAAGAATTGATCAGTACCCTATCCCTCGCATTGAAGAATTGTTTTGCAAGCTACAGGGAGGTGTTCATTTCTCGAAACTAGATTTGTCTCAAGCATATCAACAAATTTGCATAGATGAACCATCTCAAGAGCTTCTTACAATATCAACTCACAAAGGATTATTCAAGTATAGCCGATTAAACTACGGAGTAGCATCAGCGCCAGCAAAATTCCAGAAAATCATGGACTCTGTGCTGGGTGGTATGGAAGGTGTAGTTGTTTTCCTAGATGACATACTAATAACGG tTCTGGATGCTTACACGAGATGGCCAGAGGTATTCATTACAGCAAGCACATCTTCACAAATATCTATAAAAGCACTCAGAAATTtgttttcgagatttgggttaCCTAATACAGTTGTATCTGATAATGCAACATATTTTGCCTCTGATGAATTTAAAACTTTCTTGTCTAAAAATGGAGTTAATCATATAACTAGCCCTCCATACAACCCAAGTTCGAATGGGGCCGCTGAAAACACGGTTAAAACTGTAAAGAATGCTCTTAAGAAGGTTCTTTTCGAAAACTCTGCTGCGGAATGCGACATGATACTTGAACGTTTCTTATTTGACTATAGAAATACTCCACACTACACTACTGGTGTTACACCAGCCAACTTAATGTTTGGTAGAAAGCTTAAAAATAGGTTTGATCTTCTATTGCCTGAAGCAAAAG attctgCAACACCCGAGCTCGACTTGTCAGATCACGAAAGTGAAGATGATGATATGGATTCAGATGAAGattttgtttga